One genomic region from Pseudomonas hormoni encodes:
- a CDS encoding TetR/AcrR family transcriptional regulator gives MAQSETVERILDAAEQLFAEKGFAETSLRLITSKAGVNLAAVNYHFGSKKALIQAVFSRFLGPFCLSLDKELERRQAKPENKPTLEELLEILVEQALVVQPRSGNDLSIFMRLLGLAFSQSQGHLRRYLEDMYGKVFRRYMMLVNEAAPRIPPIELFWRVHFMLGAAAFSMSGIKALRAIAETDFGVNTSIEQVMRLMVPFLAAGMRAETGVTDTAMATAQLRPRSKSTQVAAKV, from the coding sequence ATGGCCCAGTCGGAAACCGTTGAACGCATTCTCGATGCTGCGGAACAGTTGTTCGCGGAAAAAGGTTTTGCTGAAACCTCGTTGCGTTTGATTACCAGCAAGGCCGGGGTCAATCTGGCGGCTGTGAACTACCACTTCGGCTCGAAGAAGGCGCTGATTCAAGCCGTCTTCTCGCGTTTTCTCGGACCGTTTTGCCTGAGCCTCGATAAAGAGCTAGAGCGGCGCCAGGCCAAGCCCGAGAACAAGCCGACACTTGAAGAACTGCTGGAAATCCTCGTCGAGCAAGCCCTGGTGGTGCAGCCACGCAGCGGCAACGATCTCTCCATCTTCATGCGATTGCTGGGACTGGCATTCAGCCAGAGCCAGGGTCACTTGCGTCGGTATCTCGAAGACATGTACGGCAAGGTATTCCGCCGCTACATGATGCTGGTCAACGAAGCCGCGCCGCGCATTCCGCCGATCGAACTGTTCTGGCGTGTGCACTTCATGCTGGGTGCGGCGGCTTTCAGCATGTCCGGTATCAAGGCCTTGCGCGCGATCGCCGAAACCGATTTCGGCGTCAACACCTCCATCGAGCAAGTGATGCGCCTGATGGTGCCGTTCCTGGCGGCCGGCATGCGTGCCGAAACCGGCGTGACCGACACGGCCATGGCCACCGCGCAATTGCGTCCGCGCAGCAAATCGACACAGGTTGCCGCCAAGGTTTAA
- the topA gene encoding type I DNA topoisomerase, protein MGKSLVIVESPAKAKTINKYLGNQYVVKSSIGHIRDLPTSGSASASKEPAAKRGKAAAGEGPVLTPKEKARKQLVSRMGVDPDHGWKAKYEILPGKEKVIEELRRLAKDADTIYLATDLDREGEAIAWHLREAIGGDDSRYKRVVFNEITKKAIQEAFSKPGELDIDRVNAQQARRFLDRVVGYMVSPLLWAKIARGLSAGRVQSVAVKLVVEREREIRAFNPEEYWEVHADLGTAKGATVRFDVAREKGEAFKPLNEAQAMAALEKLKASSYSIVKREDKPTSSKPSAPFITSTLQQAASNRLGFGVKKTMMMAQRLYEAGYITYMRTDSTNLSADAVTMARTYIEGEFGKKYLPETPNVYSSKEGAQEAHEAIRPSDANTEPSKLSGMERDAERLYELIWRQFLACQMLPAQYLSTTVTVGAGDFELRAKGRILKFDGYTRVMPQIAKPGDDDVLPDMAQGDAMKLIKLDPTQHFTKPPARYSEASLVKEMEKRGIGRPSTYAAIISTIQDRGYVALHNRRFYSEKMGDIVTERLSESFSNLMDYGFTAGMEENLDDVAQGERDWKNVLDEFYGDFKKKLEVAESPESGMRANQPVMTDIPCTTCGRPMQIRTASTGVFLGCSGYSLPPKERCKATVNLVPGDEIAADDEGESESLVLRGKHRCPICSTAMDAYLLDEKRKLHICGNNPDCDGYEIEEGTYRIKGYEGPSLECDKCGSEMQLKTGRFGKFFGCTNATCKNTRKLLKSGDAAPPKMDPVKMPELKCEKVNDTYILRDGASGLFLAASQFPKNRETRAPLVMEIVPHKDEIDPKYHFLCEAPKKDPDGLPAVIRYSRKTKEQYVQTEVDGKPTGWKAYYDGGKWTVEDKRPAAKA, encoded by the coding sequence ATGGGCAAATCGCTGGTCATTGTGGAATCCCCGGCTAAGGCCAAGACCATCAACAAGTATCTGGGTAACCAATACGTGGTGAAGTCGAGTATCGGCCATATCCGAGACCTGCCCACCAGCGGTTCGGCTAGCGCCAGCAAAGAGCCAGCCGCCAAGCGCGGCAAGGCCGCCGCGGGTGAAGGTCCGGTGCTCACGCCGAAAGAGAAAGCGCGCAAGCAGCTGGTCTCGCGCATGGGTGTCGATCCCGATCATGGCTGGAAAGCCAAGTACGAGATCCTCCCGGGCAAGGAAAAGGTCATCGAAGAGCTGCGCCGGCTCGCCAAGGATGCTGACACCATCTATCTCGCAACCGACTTGGATCGCGAGGGGGAAGCCATTGCCTGGCACCTGCGCGAAGCCATCGGTGGTGACGACAGCCGCTACAAGCGCGTGGTGTTCAACGAAATCACCAAAAAGGCGATTCAGGAAGCCTTCTCCAAGCCGGGCGAGCTGGACATCGACCGTGTCAACGCCCAGCAGGCGCGTCGTTTCCTCGACCGCGTGGTGGGTTACATGGTTTCGCCGCTGCTGTGGGCCAAGATCGCCCGTGGCCTGTCCGCCGGTCGTGTGCAATCGGTTGCCGTGAAGCTGGTGGTCGAGCGTGAACGCGAAATCCGTGCGTTCAACCCGGAAGAGTACTGGGAAGTCCACGCCGACCTCGGCACCGCGAAGGGTGCCACCGTGCGCTTCGACGTCGCTCGCGAGAAGGGCGAAGCCTTCAAGCCGCTGAACGAAGCCCAGGCCATGGCCGCGCTGGAGAAGCTCAAGGCTTCCAGCTACAGCATCGTCAAGCGCGAAGACAAGCCGACCAGCAGCAAACCGTCGGCGCCGTTCATCACATCCACCCTGCAACAGGCTGCGAGCAACCGCCTGGGCTTCGGTGTGAAGAAAACCATGATGATGGCCCAGCGTTTGTACGAAGCCGGCTACATCACGTATATGCGTACCGACTCCACCAACCTCTCGGCCGATGCCGTGACGATGGCGCGTACTTATATTGAAGGCGAGTTCGGCAAGAAGTACCTGCCGGAAACCCCGAACGTCTACAGCAGCAAGGAAGGCGCACAAGAGGCTCACGAAGCGATTCGTCCGTCCGACGCCAACACCGAGCCAAGCAAGCTGTCGGGCATGGAGCGTGATGCAGAGCGGCTCTACGAGCTGATCTGGCGCCAGTTCCTCGCCTGCCAGATGCTGCCGGCCCAATACCTGTCGACCACGGTCACCGTCGGTGCCGGCGATTTCGAGCTGCGCGCCAAGGGCCGCATCCTGAAGTTCGACGGTTACACCCGCGTCATGCCGCAAATCGCCAAGCCTGGCGATGACGACGTGCTGCCGGACATGGCCCAGGGCGACGCGATGAAGCTGATCAAGCTTGATCCGACCCAGCACTTCACCAAGCCACCGGCGCGTTACTCGGAAGCTAGCCTGGTGAAAGAAATGGAAAAACGCGGTATCGGTCGTCCTTCGACCTACGCGGCGATCATTTCGACCATCCAGGACCGCGGCTACGTCGCGCTGCACAACCGTCGCTTCTATTCGGAAAAGATGGGTGACATCGTCACCGAGCGGCTGTCCGAGAGCTTCTCCAATCTCATGGACTATGGCTTCACCGCCGGCATGGAAGAGAACCTCGATGACGTGGCCCAAGGCGAACGCGACTGGAAAAACGTGTTGGACGAGTTCTACGGCGACTTCAAGAAGAAGCTCGAAGTAGCCGAAAGCCCGGAAAGTGGCATGCGTGCCAATCAGCCGGTCATGACGGACATTCCATGCACCACGTGCGGCCGCCCGATGCAGATCCGTACCGCGTCGACCGGCGTATTCCTCGGCTGCTCGGGTTACAGCCTGCCGCCGAAAGAACGCTGCAAGGCTACCGTCAACCTGGTGCCGGGTGATGAAATCGCGGCGGACGACGAGGGTGAATCGGAGTCGCTGGTTCTGCGCGGCAAGCATCGTTGCCCGATCTGCAGCACCGCGATGGACGCTTACCTGCTCGACGAGAAGCGCAAGCTGCACATCTGCGGCAACAATCCGGATTGCGACGGCTACGAAATCGAAGAAGGCACCTATCGCATCAAGGGCTATGAAGGTCCGAGCCTGGAATGCGACAAGTGTGGCAGCGAGATGCAACTCAAGACCGGCCGTTTCGGCAAGTTCTTCGGTTGCACCAACGCAACGTGCAAGAACACCCGCAAACTGCTGAAAAGCGGTGACGCGGCGCCGCCGAAGATGGATCCGGTGAAGATGCCTGAGCTGAAATGCGAAAAGGTCAACGACACCTACATCCTGCGCGATGGTGCTTCCGGCCTGTTCCTGGCAGCCAGCCAGTTCCCGAAAAACCGCGAGACGCGCGCTCCGCTCGTCATGGAAATCGTGCCGCACAAGGATGAGATCGATCCGAAGTATCATTTCCTCTGTGAAGCGCCGAAGAAAGACCCGGACGGCCTCCCGGCGGTAATCCGTTACAGCCGCAAAACCAAAGAGCAGTACGTTCAGACCGAAGTCGACGGTAAGCCGACCGGGTGGAAGGCGTACTACGACGGCGGCAAGTGGACAGTTGAAGACAAGCGTCCGGCAGCCAAAGCTTAA
- a CDS encoding DUF1653 domain-containing protein, whose product MPIQPGLYQHYKGPQYRVFSIARHSETEEEVVFYQALYGDYGFWVRPLSMFLESVEVDGEQVPRFALVQSEPSLFSKP is encoded by the coding sequence ATGCCGATACAACCTGGGCTCTACCAACATTACAAAGGTCCGCAGTACCGCGTTTTCAGTATTGCGCGGCATTCGGAAACCGAAGAAGAAGTGGTCTTCTACCAAGCCCTGTATGGCGATTACGGCTTTTGGGTGCGTCCCTTGAGCATGTTCCTGGAGTCGGTCGAGGTTGACGGCGAACAGGTGCCACGCTTTGCTTTGGTGCAGTCCGAACCGAGCCTTTTTTCGAAGCCATAA
- the lexA gene encoding transcriptional repressor LexA, translating to MLKLTPRQAEILAFIKRCLEDNGYPPTRAEIAQELGFKSPNAAEEHLKALARKGAIEMTPGASRGIRIPGFEAKADESTLPIIGRVAAGAPILAQQHIEESCNINPAFFHPRADYLLRVHGMSMKDVGIFDGDLLAVHTTREARNGQIVVARIGDEVTVKRFKRDGSKVWLIAENPEFAPIEVNLKDQELVIEGLSVGVIRR from the coding sequence ATGCTAAAGCTGACGCCACGCCAAGCCGAGATTCTGGCCTTCATCAAACGCTGCCTGGAAGACAACGGCTACCCGCCGACACGCGCAGAAATCGCTCAGGAACTGGGTTTCAAGTCGCCCAACGCGGCAGAAGAACATCTCAAGGCACTGGCCCGCAAAGGCGCGATCGAGATGACGCCAGGCGCCTCCCGCGGCATCCGCATCCCCGGCTTCGAAGCCAAGGCAGACGAGTCCACCCTGCCAATCATTGGCCGAGTCGCTGCCGGTGCGCCGATCCTTGCCCAGCAGCACATCGAGGAATCCTGCAACATCAATCCTGCGTTCTTCCATCCTCGTGCTGACTATTTACTGCGCGTTCATGGCATGAGCATGAAGGACGTGGGCATCTTCGACGGCGACCTGCTAGCCGTCCATACCACCCGCGAAGCCCGCAACGGCCAGATCGTGGTGGCGCGTATCGGCGACGAAGTGACAGTCAAACGCTTCAAGCGTGACGGCAGCAAAGTCTGGCTGATTGCCGAAAACCCTGAATTCGCCCCTATCGAAGTGAACCTGAAAGATCAGGAACTGGTGATCGAAGGCTTGAGTGTCGGCGTCATTCGCCGCTAA
- a CDS encoding DUF6586 family protein, with amino-acid sequence MAHELYTRTNQKIYFAGLSLEALAKAEEGRAMNSLALIQAGRESALFHLYGALLGLCHEIAGFYRLPQANAPRAEMLLTREVLEAIAIPEMAEMVELAQNPETWLAKLLSAHAALFQPPRAPHKPKGDVTQPLILAVNLDEEDAPEELSREELESWRQNLKGLAIRFREGLNEC; translated from the coding sequence ATGGCCCACGAACTCTATACCCGTACCAACCAGAAGATTTATTTCGCCGGCCTGTCGCTAGAGGCGCTCGCGAAGGCCGAAGAGGGGCGGGCGATGAATTCCCTGGCGCTGATTCAGGCCGGGCGCGAATCGGCATTGTTTCACTTGTACGGTGCGTTGCTGGGCCTGTGCCATGAAATCGCTGGGTTCTATCGCTTGCCACAGGCCAATGCGCCTCGTGCGGAAATGCTGCTGACCCGGGAAGTGCTTGAGGCTATCGCCATTCCTGAAATGGCCGAGATGGTCGAGCTGGCGCAGAACCCCGAAACCTGGCTGGCCAAGCTACTGTCGGCGCATGCGGCACTGTTTCAGCCACCCCGCGCTCCGCACAAGCCCAAGGGCGACGTGACACAGCCGTTGATCCTGGCCGTTAACCTGGATGAAGAAGACGCGCCCGAAGAGTTGAGCCGGGAAGAACTGGAGAGTTGGCGTCAGAACCTCAAAGGTCTGGCGATCCGGTTTCGCGAAGGCTTGAACGAGTGCTGA
- the nagZ gene encoding beta-N-acetylhexosaminidase, protein MQGSLMVDVAGTWLTAEDRQLLRQPEVGGLIIFARNIEHPRQVRELNASIRAIRPDLLLAVDQEGGRVQRLRQGFVRLPAMRAIADNPNAEYLAEQCGWIMATEVLAVGLDLSFAPVLDLDYQRSAVVGTRSFEGDPERAALLAGAFIRGMNSAGMAATGKHFPGHGWAEADSHVAIPNDERSLDEIRANDLVPFARLSKQLAAVMPAHVIYPQVDSQPAGFSRRWLQDILRGELQFDGVIFSDDLSMAGAHVVGDAASRIEAALSAGCDMGLVCNDRAAAELALSAAQRLKVKPSERIARMRGQSYASTEYRQDPRWLTAIGALKDAQLIE, encoded by the coding sequence CTGCAAGGCTCGTTGATGGTGGACGTCGCCGGTACCTGGCTGACGGCCGAGGATCGCCAATTGTTGCGCCAGCCCGAAGTGGGCGGCCTGATCATTTTTGCCCGCAACATCGAGCACCCGCGTCAGGTGCGTGAACTGAACGCCTCGATTCGCGCCATTCGCCCCGATCTGCTGCTGGCAGTGGATCAGGAGGGCGGTCGCGTCCAACGCCTGCGCCAGGGCTTTGTGCGACTGCCGGCCATGCGCGCCATTGCCGACAATCCAAACGCCGAATACCTTGCCGAACAGTGCGGCTGGATCATGGCCACCGAAGTATTGGCCGTCGGCCTCGACCTGAGCTTTGCCCCGGTGCTGGATCTGGATTACCAGCGCAGCGCCGTGGTCGGCACCCGTTCGTTCGAAGGTGATCCGGAACGCGCGGCGCTGCTGGCGGGCGCATTTATCCGTGGGATGAACAGCGCGGGAATGGCTGCCACCGGCAAGCATTTCCCCGGCCACGGCTGGGCCGAGGCGGACTCCCACGTCGCGATTCCGAATGACGAACGCAGCCTCGACGAGATCCGCGCCAACGATCTGGTGCCGTTCGCCCGGTTGAGCAAGCAATTGGCCGCCGTCATGCCGGCCCACGTCATTTACCCGCAAGTCGATTCCCAGCCCGCCGGCTTCTCCCGTCGCTGGTTGCAGGACATCCTGCGCGGCGAATTGCAATTCGATGGCGTTATCTTCAGTGACGATCTGTCGATGGCCGGCGCCCATGTGGTGGGTGATGCCGCTAGCCGAATCGAAGCCGCCTTGTCTGCCGGTTGCGACATGGGCCTGGTGTGCAACGATCGCGCCGCCGCAGAACTGGCGCTGAGCGCCGCCCAGCGTCTGAAGGTCAAGCCGTCCGAGCGCATTGCGCGGATGCGCGGCCAGTCGTACGCCAGCACTGAATACCGCCAGGATCCGCGCTGGCTGACGGCCATTGGCGCGCTCAAAGACGCTCAACTGATTGAATAA
- the sulA gene encoding SOS-induced cell division inhibitor SulA, whose product MQFPHTSQQAQLPLFEAFMVQPMAPNLKDVVESPWSAEPEVFSELSLRGAAGNCLSLLAPILRELSEDQDARWLTLIAPPASLTQTWLREAGLNRERILLLQPRGTQSAQQLTCEALRLGRSHTVVSWLNPLSTTSRQQLISAARIGDAQSLNIRLG is encoded by the coding sequence ATGCAGTTCCCACACACATCACAGCAAGCCCAACTGCCGTTGTTCGAGGCTTTCATGGTGCAGCCGATGGCACCGAATCTGAAAGACGTGGTCGAGTCGCCCTGGAGCGCCGAACCTGAAGTTTTCAGTGAGCTGTCACTGCGTGGTGCGGCCGGGAACTGCCTGAGTCTTCTGGCACCGATCCTCAGGGAGTTGAGCGAGGATCAGGATGCGCGCTGGCTGACACTGATCGCCCCGCCCGCCAGCCTGACACAAACCTGGCTGCGAGAAGCCGGCCTGAATCGTGAACGTATTCTGCTGCTGCAACCGCGCGGCACCCAGAGCGCACAACAGCTGACCTGCGAAGCCTTGCGCCTGGGCCGCAGCCACACTGTCGTCAGCTGGCTCAACCCACTGAGCACAACCTCACGGCAACAGTTGATCAGCGCCGCCCGGATCGGGGACGCACAAAGCCTGAATATTCGACTGGGCTGA
- a CDS encoding S-methyl-5'-thioinosine phosphorylase, whose protein sequence is MTVYAIIGGTGLTQLEGLSIRQSLAVDTPYGAPSADVQIGEYAGKEVLFLARHGHPHRFPPHQVNYRANLWALKQAGAEAILAVNAVGGIHAAMGTGHFCVPHQLIDYTSGREHTYFADDLEQVTHIDFSYPYSEPLRQQLIAALAAEGVGYSSHGVYACTQGPRLETVAEIARLERDGCDIVGMTGMPEAALARELELDYACLALVVNPAAGKSTAVITMAEIEQALHDGMGKVKSTLARVLKG, encoded by the coding sequence ATGACGGTTTACGCGATTATTGGTGGTACCGGCCTGACTCAACTCGAAGGCCTGAGCATTCGTCAGTCGTTGGCGGTGGACACTCCTTATGGGGCGCCTTCGGCCGACGTGCAGATCGGTGAATACGCCGGCAAGGAAGTGTTGTTCCTCGCACGTCACGGGCACCCGCACCGTTTTCCGCCGCATCAGGTGAACTACCGCGCCAACCTCTGGGCATTGAAGCAGGCCGGTGCCGAGGCGATCCTGGCGGTCAATGCGGTAGGCGGGATTCATGCCGCCATGGGCACCGGACACTTCTGCGTGCCGCATCAGCTGATCGACTACACCAGCGGCCGTGAACACACCTATTTTGCCGATGACCTGGAGCAGGTCACTCACATCGACTTCAGCTATCCCTACAGCGAGCCGCTGCGTCAGCAATTGATCGCGGCACTAGCGGCTGAAGGCGTCGGCTACAGCAGTCATGGTGTGTATGCCTGCACCCAAGGGCCGCGTCTGGAAACGGTGGCGGAGATTGCGCGCCTGGAGCGTGACGGCTGCGACATCGTCGGCATGACCGGCATGCCGGAAGCAGCATTGGCGCGCGAGCTGGAACTGGATTACGCCTGCCTGGCGTTGGTGGTGAACCCGGCGGCGGGCAAGTCGACGGCGGTGATCACCATGGCCGAGATCGAGCAGGCGTTGCATGACGGGATGGGGAAGGTCAAGTCAACGTTGGCGCGGGTGCTAAAGGGCTGA